One genomic window of Lentisphaera araneosa HTCC2155 includes the following:
- a CDS encoding transposase codes for MAHNRIKEICEDQAVYYLVTNRIAGGRMLFKDFEKHKFKELLFAGCARLSYQVIDYVFMDNHFHLLVKIPPTSNMDDVELLNRYRLHKQNEEVEFISSEQKDDFREQIHDISFIIGNFEQRFVQWFNKEHSSWGRLFGQRFDSEMIEVSPQSDSLLRVMAYISLNPVRAGIVTDPKDFFFCGYADRLAGGSVGDCDNDFFDIFCREIEAHDIRDKRTHFREVFRAYMLGLRRHKNADSQTLAEFFREVNLSEELAWDDLFIHKCRFFTKCLVIGSEAFVREKLAKYSQKMKWKRIHEPYTEDEWNDIYSLKPRRRSG; via the coding sequence ATGGCGCATAATCGTATTAAGGAAATTTGTGAAGATCAGGCCGTTTATTATCTTGTAACAAACCGCATTGCTGGTGGTCGCATGTTGTTCAAAGATTTTGAAAAACATAAATTCAAGGAACTACTTTTTGCGGGTTGCGCAAGACTTAGTTATCAGGTGATTGATTATGTTTTTATGGATAATCATTTTCATCTTTTGGTTAAGATTCCCCCTACTTCGAATATGGATGATGTGGAGCTTTTAAATCGCTATCGACTTCATAAGCAAAACGAAGAAGTCGAGTTTATTAGTTCTGAGCAGAAGGATGATTTCAGAGAACAAATTCACGATATTTCATTCATAATTGGCAATTTTGAGCAAAGGTTCGTTCAGTGGTTTAATAAGGAACATTCATCTTGGGGTCGTTTATTTGGTCAGAGGTTTGATTCAGAAATGATTGAAGTTTCCCCTCAATCAGATTCTTTGCTTCGGGTTATGGCTTACATCAGTTTGAATCCAGTTCGTGCTGGAATTGTCACTGATCCAAAAGATTTCTTTTTCTGTGGATATGCTGATCGCCTCGCTGGTGGAAGTGTTGGAGATTGTGATAATGACTTTTTTGACATCTTTTGTCGTGAAATTGAAGCTCATGACATCAGAGATAAGCGAACGCATTTTAGGGAGGTTTTTAGAGCTTATATGCTTGGCTTGCGACGTCATAAGAATGCTGATTCGCAAACCTTGGCTGAATTCTTTCGGGAGGTGAATTTATCTGAGGAATTAGCCTGGGATGATCTCTTCATTCACAAGTGTCGATTCTTCACCAAATGCCTAGTCATAGGGTCTGAGGCTTTTGTTCGGGAGAAGTTGGCCAAGTACTCCCAAAAAATGAAATGGAAGCGGATTCATGAGCCTTATACTGAAGATGAATGGAATGATATTTATTCACTCAAACCTCGTAGGCGATCGGGCTAA